The nucleotide sequence GGTTCTCCTCAAACGGTTATGACTTTTATGCCGATAGGAATGATCTAAGAGCCTGACTGGTAATCTCCAAAAGCTGCCGGAAGATTTGCAGCTAAGACTCGATCAACGAATGCCTGCCTGTTATCCTCAAATGACTCAAGGGACGTCTAATCTGTGTTCAATAGTAAAGTGAGACATTTAAATGAAGTTTGGCATTTGTCAGGAATTGTTTGTTGGCTGGGACTGGGAACAACAATGTGATCTGATCGCTGAGATCGGTTATACGGGGATCGAACTGGCACCGTTTGCATTCGCCGAGCGTCCCTCTGATATTTCTGCAGAACAACGGGCATTTCTGAGAAAAACAGCAGAGGATCGCGGGCTGCAAATCTTTGGCCTGCATTGGCTTCTGGCGAAAACCGAAGGCCTGCATCTGACAACCGCCGATGCGGCCGTTCGAAAGAAAACAGCCAGTTATCTGGTTGAACTTGGGGAGTTATGTGCGGACCTGGGAGGCGATTTAATGGTCTTCGGATCTCCCTTCCAGCGGAATATTGAAGAAGGCATGACGCGTGAGCAGGCTTATGCAAATGCGGCGGAAGTTTTCCGAAACTGTCTGCCTGCCATTGGCGAACGTGGTGTGCGAATCTGTATGGAACCGCTGACTACCAAGGAAACAGATTTTGTGAATACCTGCGCCGAGGCGCTGGAACTGATCGATATGGTCGGGGCCGACAATTTTGTATTGCACCAGGATGTGAAAGCGATGCTCGGCGCGGAAACGGAATCGATCCCTGAACTCATTCACAAATACGACACGCGCACAGGTCACTTCCATGTGAATGATTCCAACCTTCTGGGTCCCGGCATGGGAGAGACTGACTACCATCCGATCTTCAAAGCGCTGAAAGAAAGTCGATACGATGGATGGATCTCGGTAGAAGTTTTTGACTATGAACCTGGCTGTGAACACATCGCGCGCGAAAGTTTTCGCTATATGAAAGAAGTCTGGGAAAGTGTCTGAACGACTCAAAACAAGCGTTGAGGCAAAAAAATTTTTGAAAACCTCAAAATAATTCCAGCCCCTTTTTGATGTCGTTTTGAAATGGAGAGCGCTTGTCTTATTACAGCGCCTGTGAAAGACAAAGACATTCACGTTAAAACAGAATGATCGATTTTACCCTATTTTTGTAGGGTGAAATCGATCTCTTTTTTTAAACGTTACACGCAGCGCGCGTGCGCGTTAATGATATATTTTGTGATTTCTTTTTTAAACGCTCTTGACGAGTCGGTTTACATCGAACAGAAAAGATGCTTTTAGTAAGAGAATTGGCTTGCAGAATTTTTCGAAATATTTACGATGATGGCCATTAAATAGATGTAAGTCCTTAGTGCGTAATGAGTGTCAATTAAAAATTCGTTTTAGTTGAAAATCATTCGTTTTAAACGGGGACAAACATCGGAGTTTGTCAAGGTTGACAGACTTCAAATTCTTATTCGTTGTGGCAGACCTTTGCCGACTTATAGCCCGGAGCCAGCGGCAAGGCAGCCCTCGTTTAACTCTCAAAGGAGGATTTGCGGTGGCAAAGAAAAAGGCAAAGAAAGCAGCGCCTAAAAAGGCAGCACCAAAAAAGAAAGCAGCCCCAAAGAAGAAAGCTGCTCCAAAGAAGAAAGCAGCCCCTAAGAAAAAAGCAGTGAAAAAGAAAGCTGCTCCAAAGAAGAAGGCTGCTCCTAAAAAAGCTGCTAAGAAAGCCGCCCCAAAGAAAAAGGCAGCTGCAAAGAAAAAAGCAGTTAAAAAGAAAGCTGCTCCAAAGAAAAAAGCCGCTAAAAAGAAATAGTGATATTTCTGTTAGCAGCAGGAAACAACAAGCCATAACGAGTAAGAAGCGATCGGTTTTTCGATCGCTTCTTCTATTTCAACGACAGGACATGCAAAGAACGTAAGTCCTGAAACGACTGTTACCCGACCCAGGTATTCATTAATACACACCCCTCATTCTTATGCTGGCACCATGACTTGATTTAACGCTACAATCAAATCTCGATTCATTCGTGATTCTGATCAGACGGAAAGTGTACTTGCATTGAATCATCTCAGTACCGAACGCCTTCTAAAACCCAAACGAAAACTGTGGCGTACCCGATTTAAGATGGCGCGAAACACATTGTGTTTTGCACCACGAATTTCTTATGACGATGTGTGCCAGCCTGCAGTCTCTGAAGAAGAATTACAACATTGGGGCGAATGCATTCTGCTCTCTGATTCCACCGCGGTCTTACATCGCGATGGAACCGTTACACGACGCGCTCATAATATAACCGCGCTCTACGCCAATGAATCTCTGGCGCACTGGGATGAAGTCTACCGTTTTTATGATCGCCAGACAGCACTGCATAAGATTCAGACCGCTAAGGTTTACCTGCCAGACGGCAGCGTCAGAAAAGCAAAGAAGGTGGTTCAACCGTATGGACAGACAGCGGTCAACTTTTATCCGCTCCGTCCCGGTGTAACAGTTGAACTGGAAGAACAGCAGGACTACTTTATCCCGAATCGAATCGCCGCTTGCCTGTGGGGACAGGAGTACTTTCAGTTTTCCATTCCCTGTCGACGGCTGCGTTATACCGTCGCTGTCGCGGAACCGTTTACGCTCCACTACCGATTGCACCTCACCGACCTGGAGCCGCAAACCTGGAAGCACGGTTCGTACCAGGTTTACCAGTGGGACCTGCATGATCTGCCAGGATACGAAACCGATGACGGCACTCCGCATCCGCGCGAGGTACTGCCCTGGGTTGATCTCACTACACTGGCCTCCTGGGAACCGATCAATCGCTTTTACCTGAATGATCTCGAGCCACCCGAAAAGACACCGAGCCAGATTCAAAAATTGTCTACGGAACTGATTCAGGAAGAGCAGACGGAAGAAGAGAAAATTTTTACTGCTTACAAATACGCATCAGAAGATGTCCGCTATGGTCGCCATCCGAATGAACTCACTCTGGAAAAAACACGCGAAGTAGGTTCGATGCTTGAGGACATGCGCGGCGACTGCAAAGATAAATCTTCGCTGCTGGTCTCCCTGCTCAGACACCTGGGCATCAAATCTTCGATCGCCATTCTACTGACGCGCATGAATGGTTCAGCAGCGTTACTCCCCGGTGCACGTTTCGATCATGCGATTGTCTCTGTTACCACATCAAGTGGCGAACGTCTGTGGCTGGACCCCGCAGGTGGTCCGGTGACCTTCAAAGATATTCCGTTTAATGATCAGGGGACCCAGGCCCTGTTACTGAATCGTGAAGGTGGCGAACTCACAACCATACCGGAAGGTGGTCCTGAGAAGCATCAAATCAATCGCGTCTGTAATGGGATTCTCGCAGACGACTGCAGCTACCAGTTCACATCGGAAGTTACGACATCCGGTGACACGGCGATGGAATTTCGTTTGAAATATGTGAACCGCAACGAGGACTACACAACCCTCACCCTGGAAAAAGAACTGGCCTCTTCCTGGACGGGTGCCCGCATCGAGGCGCCGCGATTTCTGAATCTGAAAGAGATTTCTGAACCGGTCCGTTACAGTTGCCGAACAACACTGGACCAATGGGCGCGCCAGATTGAAGAGATCATTCTGTTTCGAATTCCCTGGATCGGCTCCATGCAGACAGCCGGCCTGATCAATGTTCAAAAACGAAATTCTGCCCTGCAGACCCCCAGCCCGATTCGTTTCACCGACAGTCACCGCATCCAAATCCCCTCTGAATTCTCCGGCTACGGTTTACCCTATGAGCATCATTTTGAATGCAAATGGGGCCGCTATCAGGCAACGGTCCGAGTTGAAGATTCACTGCTGATTTGTGAACGACAGGTAGATCATCTGGGGGGTATCGTGTTTCAAGATGAGTACCCGGCATTCAAAGAATACTGGGAATCCTGCACGCGCGCCGACGCGCTGGATATCGTCTTAATGAAACATTGAAATTAAACATCTGTATCATCTTATGCATCCAGACCCTCTCTTTTCAGCTGTCAACCGAAATCTGAACTTCCAGACAGGAAATGGTGTCAGACTGAAATAAATAGCCTATTCTCTCAGGAACAACCTGTTAAAATAGAGAGTAGGAGGCAGGGCTCTCGTTTCGCCCGAAATTTTCTCTCCTCTTTTAATATTAGATAAGGTTACAACTCCTTGGCGGATCCTAAACGAGAAGAACTACAAGTCAAAGCAAAACGAGCCATTCTGGTCTCTGTTGTTTCTCCTTCCAATCATATCGATAAGAATCAGGCCCTCGACGAATTAAAAGGGCTCGTAGATACTGCTGGTGTGAAAGTGGTGGGAACGCTGGTGCAGAACCGGGAAAATCCCCATCCGGCCACCTGTCTGGGCAAAGGGAAACTGGAAGAGCTCAAACAAATGGTGAAGCACGTAGATGCGGAACTCATCATTTTTGATAACAATCTTTCTCCCTCTCAGGGGAGGAATATCGAAGAGGAAACAGGAACGGTCATTGTTGACCGCAGTGAACTGATTCTCGATATCTTCGCGACACATGCAAAAACTTATGAAGCCAAACTGCAGGTCGAGCTGGCGCAGCTGCTTTATTTCCGTCCCCGTTTGAAACGACTGTGGACCCACCTGGAGCGTATCGAAGGGGGTGTGGGCGCTGGTCGTGGACCTGGTGAAAAGCAGCTGGAAACCGACCGTCGACTGTTAGACAAACGTGTGGCTGAACTGAAACGCAAACTTTCAGAAGTGGAACGCCGCCGGGAACGAACCGTATCCAATCGGTTCCAGCAGTTGACCGTTTCCCTGGTGGGTTATACAAACGCTGGCAAAAGTACGCTGATGAATGCGCTGACCGGCGCGGACGTCTACATCGCAGACCAGCTGTTTGCCACGCTCGACACACGCACGCGTCGCTGGGAACTCCCGCATTGGGGAGAAATTTTATTAAGCGATACCGTCGGTTTTGTCCGCGATCTGCCTCACCACCTGGTGGCTTCCTTCAAGTCCACCCTGGAAGAAGCGCGGCAGGCAGACCTGTTACTGCATGTTGTTGACTGCAGCAATCCGGAAGTGGAACATCATATCAAAACCGTAAACAAGGTTCTGGATGAAATCGAGATCGAACATAAGAATGCGATCCTGGTGTTCAATAAAACGGACAAAGTTGAAGACCGATCGAAGCTGGATGTACTGCGTCTGAAATACGACAATGCAATCAGCGTCAGCGCGGTTTCGGGTGAGGGACTCGATCGACTCTCTCAGGCCGTCATTGATCGACTGGCCTCGGGCTATGTCATCGTCGAACTGGAAACTCCGGTTGGGAATGGCAAGCTGCTTTCGCAACTGGAGGATCATTCTCTGATTCTGTCTCGTGAGTATTCCCACGACGATACCCGGGTCACCTTCCAGGCACGTATCGCCAGGCGGTTCCTGCCAATGTTGAAAACCGGTCCCGATACCAGTCTCAAGATCCATGATGACGAATCGGCCGTTCCCGGAGATATGATTCCGGAAGAAAGTGTTAACGAATACTGAGGCTCCTGCCCGAACTGGTTCGCTTTCCCCTGCCAATGAAATTGTGTATTACTGATTCATACAGAAACGTTCTCCCACTTGATTGGAGTGATGACCGCATCTTTCGGAAGTTGAACCTCCGGAATGATATCCACCAGACTTCCAGAGACAGACTGACAAAGCACCAGCGCGATGAAGAAACGATGGATCTACGGCATCATAATATTTCTGAGTATCACTTCCATCGGTCTGGCGATCGACTGGTGGTCGGCTCTGCCTGAAGGCGAACAGGCAAGTTATGTCGGTCGACAAACCTGTTTCCAGTGCCATCAGAAAGAAGCCGCGGAGTGGAAAGACTCTGATCACGATCTGGCCATGAACCCTGCCACTCCGGAATTTGTGCTCGGTGATTTCGATAATACCGAACTGGAGCACTTCGGAATCACGTCCCAAATGACCCACGAAGGGGACAAGTATTATGTCACCACACAGGGTCCAGATGGCAAACAGGCACGGTTTGAAGTCAAATACGTGATTGGGGTCAGGCCGCTGCAGCAGTACCTGGCGGAACTGGAGCGTGGCAGAATTCAGGTGCTCCCGGTGACCTGGGATACGGAAATGAAACGCTGGTATTACGTCGGCCTTGATGAACCATTCGGCCCCGATGACCCGCTGCACTGGACCGGATCCGCTCAGAACTGGAATCACATGTGCGCGGAATGTCATACGACGAACTGGGCGAAAAATTATGACGTTGCAACCGACGCGCATCACTTTTCATTTTCAGAGATGCGCGTGAGCTGCGAAGCCTGCCATGGCCCGGGTTCGATTCATGTCAAACTGGCCAATTCAAATTCGCTGTTCTGGGATCGTCGTTACGGCTATGGACTGGCGAAACTGAAAGGGAAAGACGCGACCGCTCAACTGGAGAGTTGTGCTCCCTGCCATTCACATCGTCGGCACGTGGCTCCCGGCCATACCCCCCTGGAACGTTTCCACGATCACTATGCCCTCTCTCTGCTGGATGACCATCTCTATCACCCCGATGGCCAGATCAATGAAGAGGTCTATGTCTTCGGCTCCTTCACTCAGAGCAAGATGTATCGCAAGGGGGTGCGTTGCACCGACTGTCACAACCCTCATTCACTCAAACTGAAGTTTACAGGTAACAAGCTCTGTACCCAGTGTCATCTGGAAGCCAGGTACGATGTCCCCAGCCACCATCATCACAAGATGGGCACCAAAGGAGCCTCTTGTGTGGAATGCCATATGCCATCCAAAACCTATATGGGAGTAGACCCGAGACGGGATCACAGCCTGCGGATCCCCCGCCCTGATCTGACGGTGAAGCTGGGGACTCCCAATGCCTGCAATCAATGCCACACCAAAGCGGAAGAGAATGCAGAGTGGGCAACTCATAAAGTAGAGGAATGGTACGGCCCGAAACGCAGAGACGATCCCCATTATGGAGAGATCCTGGCAGCTGGCCGCGCTGGAAAATCGGAAGCCGAACAGTCCCTCATCAAACTGACCCGGGAAAAAGAGGTCGGTCCGATTGTTCGTGCCACTGCTGTTTCCTTACTGGCGACCCGCTACAACACAACTGAAAGTCGCGAGGCTGTCGAACGGGCGTTGAAGTCAAAAGAAGAACTGGTCCGCCTGGCTGCCCTCCAGGGGTTTGAAGGTTGGACTCCGGGTCCCGAACAGGATCCCAGCAAGATCGGCAAACTGCTGGCAGAAGGACTGACAGATTCCTCGCGCGGCGTCCGTACGGAAGTCGCCCGCATCCTCTCCGGACTGCCGATCATGCCGGATACCAGACAGAATCAGAAAGCACTAAAACAGGCGCTGGAAGAATACAAGGCAGGTCTGCTGGCGGATGGAGACCAGTCCGGATCCCACATGAGCCTGGGGATTCTCTATGCCAACCAGGGTGACCTGAAAAAAGCCGAAGCTGAATTTCGCACGGCCATCAAACTCTCGCCTGCCGTCGCGGGCCCGCGTTCCAACCTGGCACAGTTACTGGAGCAGCAGGGAAGAGCAGACGAAGTCAAAGCATTACGCTCTAAAGAAGCTGAGCTGCTGGCACGAGACGCGCGACTGCTTCCGGAAAATCCCATGCTGCAGTATCGACTGGGACTGCTCTATTATCTGCTGGGACGGGAAGACGAAGCGGTCACCGCGTTGACGAAAGCCTGTGAGCTGGAACCGCAGTCCACGGACTTCCGACTGATGCTGACCCTGCTGTATGAGAAACAGCAGCAGTGGAAGCTGGCTTGGGAATCAGCGGCAGCGTTGGTCAGGCTTCAGCCGAATAACCAGGAGTTTCGCCAGATCTATTTGAACATGTACCAAAAAGCAAACCCGGAAGGCAAGTGACTGCCTCCGGGTTTGTGGCTGGCTGTAAGTAATCGGCTGACGAATCTGTCAGGCTGACTTTCTGAGAACCCCTGTGATACGCTCGAAGGTCTCATTGGAATCAAAGGGAATCAGAATCTGTCCCGAGTGTTCGGTCTTGAGTTTGATCTCGACCTGGGCTCCCAGGATCTCCCGCAATTGCTGCTGCAAGTCTACCAGATGATTGGTCATCTGCGGAGCCGCCGCTGGTTGCTTCGTGTTCTCGAAGGGGACTGTTTCGACTTCCCCTTTGAGGATCTTCCGGACTTCAGCTTCGGTCTTTCGAACCGAGAGTGATTCTGACTGGATCTGCTCGCAGACAGCAACCTGCTTTTCATTATCCAGACTGAGCAGCGTCCGTGCGTGACCGGCGGAGATTTTTTCGGCCTGCAGCGCCTGCTTGACAGGTTCTGCCAGATCGAGCAGGCGGATCATGTTGTTGACAGTCGAACGATCCAGGCTCAGTCGCTGGGCGAGTTGCTCGATCGTACTGTCGAATTGAGACAGGTAGTTTTTGAAGGCCTGGGCCTTTTCAAGCACATTCAGATCTTTCCGCTTGAGGTTCTCCTCAATTGCGACTTCACAGACCTGTCGCTCTTCCAGGTTCAACACGCGACAGGGAACCGTTTTCAAACCGGCATCGCGAGCCGCCTTCAGACGGCGCTCACCGGCGATCAGCTGGTATGCTCCCTCAAACGGTCGAACAAGCAGAGGCTGCAATACACCATGCTGGCGGATACTGCCTTCTAGTTCTTTGAGCGAATCGACAGCAAAATCCTGCCGGGGCTGATAGGGATTGCGTTCGATCAGATCGATGTCAATCTGATCCTGCTCTGCGGGGACGAATACACCCTGTCCTTCTGAAGCCGGGTTGTCATCCTGCTGGTCCGAATCGGAGTCACCACCTCGACCAAGCAAAGCGTTCAAACCGCGACCTAACCTGCGTCGTGGTGCACCGGGTGTTTCTGTGGGATCCATCTGCTGATCTTCTGGATTCTGATTTTGATCTTCCATGACCTTCTTCTCTTATATTTAAACTGCCTGACAAAAACGGAGGGTAACACTAGAACGCATCACTTTTACCATCGCGTCTGTTAATCTCATATACTCAATCCAAGCAGGCTTGGAGACGCTACAGCAAACCTGGATACAGTTCAGGCGCGGGATTCTATTTCGATTTTCGAATTGAAGCAAGAGGGCTTTCGAAATGCTGCCTGAGTGATTCGACTGTGGATGGTGTTTCACGTGGAACACCTACTTTGCCTGGGTTACTTGTGACATAACAGGTACACCAGTCTGAGCGCGACCGTAGAAGTCTCACAGGATTACACCGGACTTTATCTGAATCAGGTGTTTCACGTGGAACGCCTGACTTGCCAGATTTACCTGGCGCGATACAGCAGGACCGGCTCTATTTCCGATGCCTCACCTGGTGAGGATTGATTCAATCTGACCAGCAGGCTGGGAACGTAATCGTAAGAATGAACCAGTTGAAAACGTTCGCGGACTGCGTTGAACTGTTTCTGAAAATCCGGGTCGGTTGCCGCATGGGGGCCCACAATCAGGTAAGCGGGATTCTGCGGAGAAAGCGAATTCAGAAACTCCAGATCAGCCACTGGACCGGTTAGAGGATGCCCCTGAGACTGGATGTTAAAAAACAGAGCAGGTTCCGCATAGGTGTAGAGTATGGCATTCTCGCTGCTGATATCTGACTGGGAACGGAGATCAGCAAGTATGTTTTGCGCGATCGCCTCCAGGTCGTCACGCGTCTGCCAGGCAACCATCGTCCAGGGCTTGAATGCGACGACCAGTAATGCCGCCACCGCGACCACACCGACCGCCGGAGAAATACGGAAACGATGCCGACCTGAACCCGTGGAAGATTGAAACAGCTCAAACAACGATCCTCCCGCGCGCTGTTCCAACCAGCCAGCAAAGGCAGCAGTTCCCAGCCAGGCTGAGATAGTCCAGGGAATCGTCAGACGGGGATAGGGATAGTAAAGTGGTGTCGCAAGCAGCAGGCCACAAAACCAGGCAGCCAGCAACCAGGCAGCCAGCTCTCGATTCAGTTCGTCATCCGAAACCTGTACCTGCCCGGTGGAGAGCGGAAGACGAAAACGACCCGCAGGCAAAAACAGCTGCAGCAGAATTCCAGCGCTCGCCAGCAGACCGAGTACGGGGCTGATCCCCACAAACGCAGAAAGCAAAACCGGAGTAGCAGCAAACAGACCTAACAGGATCAGGTTCCACGTGGAACCGGGAGTCTGGCTATCGGATATTTCAGCAGGTTGATTTCCAGATTTCGATATTCTCGAGCAGACACATAACAGGCAGAGTGCCAGACAGACCAACCCCAGGCTGAGGAAACCGAACGTGCCTTCCAGCAGTCGATGGTTCTGCCATTGACGCCAGAAGGAATGGAACCAGCCGGAGAATCCCACGACGTAGCGGCTGTGATTGGCAGCGACGACAGAGTACCCGCCCGACTTCTGCAGTCCGATGAGGACGGGAGACCAGACCAGAAATGCGACGATCACAACGACCAGCCATCGGAGAAAATAACTGGCAGGCCGTTGCAGCTGACGCCGACGAAACAGAACCCATGGTATCAATCCCGAGAGTCCCACCACCAGGGGAAGCCAGCCATTGTATTTGATCGACCACCCTGCCCCTGTCACGATGCCTGCCAGGAGAGGCCACTTCCAGTCAACTGAGATGAAACTTTTCCAGGTCAGGTAAACCGCCAGCAGGAGACAGAAACCGAGTCCCACATCGGTAAGAGCCACTCTGCTATAGAGCAGATGCAGGTCGCTCAGGCTGGCCAGCGTCAGAGCCACCAGCCCCGCGGCAGGACCAAACCACTCGCGGGCCACCCACCAGATCACCAGGACCGTCAGCATTCCAAACAGCAGCGAAGGCAGAAAGACTCCCAGGGGCCCGCTTCCCAGAAAGATCATCGACCACTCAATCAGGAACGGGAAGAGAGGCGGCGCGTAATAAAAACGGCCCGGGTACTCGGCCCCCTGCTCTGCGGAGAACCACAAGTTCGATGCGTAAACACCTTCGTCGAAATGTTCGACCCCGGAACTGGATAGAAACAGAACCCGTAACAGGCATCCCACCAGCAGGATCAAGGCAACCACGATCTTCTCCGGTTGCGGGATGGATGTTGTTTTCTGATCTGTCTGCTTGAGTCGCGCCACGTCCGGCTTTCATTATTGATGTCGATAAAGGTTGGAATTCAAGTTATTAAATTCTACAGGAACCGTGGCGTTATGCCTATCAATTCCACCGATTCGTGATTTATCATAGACAGCACGGTCGCAGATGCCTGTACTGCCAGTCTGAGACGAGATGAATAATCGAAAACACGAATTGGGATTCCAGGCCGTCTGCCTATAATCCAGTGGGTGATATTATCGAATATTGCTCCGTAAGACAGCCCTGTCTGAGTGGGATCTGCAAACGTCAACAGAACATTTTTGGTATCAGAAGAGAGAGATGAATTCGATGAGTACTCCAGCAAGCCTGTATGATGAAGCAGTCAAAATTTACGAAGGCGGGAATATTGAGCAAGCCGTCGAGAAGCTGAATGAAGTTCTGGCGATGGATGAAAGCTATACCCTGGCTCATTCTGCCATCGCTGTGTACTACCAGAAGCTTGGCAAATTTGACGATGCCATTGCACACGCTACGAAAGTCACCGAGCTGGAACCGGATGACCATTTCTCGTATCTACAACTCTCAGTGATCTGCCAGCGCTGTGGACGCATTCAAGAGGCGGAAGATGCCCTGGCGAAAGCACACTCGATGGGACAGGGAAAATAAACTGTCCGATTCTGATCTGATAAAACATAAAGCCCTCACCCGAATTTCGAGTGAGGGCTTTTTTTATCATAGGTCGCGTCGAGGGTCACTCGTCAGTAATCACCCGGAACGGTGACTCATCATCCGCCTGAAACGGCGACGGAGCTGTAGGTTGGTCCTCGCGAACTTCCTCAAAAGGATTTTCGATTTCGGCAGAAACCGTAGCAGACTGTTGTTGAATGACGGCTGGATTTTCATCGAATGAAATCCGCGCTGGCTCTGCGGGTGTCAGTCGCTCGCGGGAGACAGCCTGTTTGACGGAAGTGGTATTTTCGATCTGTGCAATTTTCAGAGGCGAGGTCGTATTAAAGATACGGCCATCGGGCGACTTCATACGCACGACCAGGGTCAGTTCTGAATTATGTGGTGTGGTCTGCCAGGGCAGTTCGAAGCGGAACCCGGAACCGGCAAAGCCGGAGTACCAGTGAGAGCGCACTTCCTGGCTGTCGAAGGTCCACAGGCCAACCCTTCGATTCTCTTCGGGCTGATTCAGATCGACCAGTTCCAGTTCGAAATCGGCGGGCAGTTTGACCGTTTCCCCATCGGCGTCATGGGGGGTGACGACGGTCGTCCAGAGTTCATCCCCCTGTTTGCTGTCCAGGTCCACGCCCCCGGTGAGCAGGCTGTTAACCTTCACACCGGTTACTTTGTAGAGGGCTTTGGTCTGCTCGGGCAGCAGGCTGCCGCTGGATGCTTTCGCCAGTTGCTTCGACATCTCTTCAGACTGATGTCGTGCCGAATCCAGAGCATGCTGCGATTCTTTCAAATCGCGCTGCAAGGCAAAAATACTGTCTTCCTGCTGACGCAGTCGGGCTTCCAGCAAATCAGAATGACCACGACCTCCACACCCGGTAAGGGTGAGAATCAACAACAACGACATCCATGTCGTAAGGTATTGCTTCATCGGAAATCAATTTCAGCAGAAGACGTTTCTTCTGCCCTCCTCTAAATCAGATTGAAATTATTCTTTGGTTCCAGGCAGTTCAAGATGCTCCAGAACGTTGTCAATCAGACCGTACGACTTGGCTTCCTGGGCATCCATGAAGTTGTCGCGGTCTGTATCCTCTTCAATTTTTTCGAGCGTCTGACCAGTGTGATGCAGCAGAATCTCATTCAGACGCCGCTTCATCTTCAGTACTTCTTTCGCATGAATTTCCAGATCGGTTGCCGTTCCCTGCATCCCGGCCAGTGGCTGGTGAATCATGATGCGGCTGTTCGGTAACGCGTTGCGTTTTCCGGCGGCACCCGCAGTCAGCAACAGGGCACCCATACTGGCAGCCTGCCCGATACAGTAGGTCGCCACGTCACAGGAGATGTACTGCATCGTATCATAGATGGCCATTCCCGCGGTTACGGAACCACCGGGTGAATTGATGTAAAAATGGATGTCTGCTTCGGGATCATCGAACTGGAGGAACAGCAGCTGGGCGACCAGACTTTGTGCCACCTGATCGTTGACCTGTGACCCCATCATCACGATGCGGTCCTGCAGCAGACGACTGTAAATATCCATGGCCCGTTCATCGCGGCCATTCTTTTCGATCACATAAGGAGTAAGGACCGTCATATAAAACTCACTTCAATTGATGATAAATTTGATGGTTGATAATCATTCGACAGTCTGTCTGCCGACGTATGTTGTTTTCTATTCTTTGTCTTTATCTTTTTTATCGCGAACCAGCAGTTCATCGACCAGGCCGTATTCAACCGACTGGGGAGCGGTCAAAAAGCGATCGCGCGAGGTATCGAGGGCAATCTGTTCGATTGACTGACCGGTGTGGTTGGCCAGAATCTGGTTTAAAACTTCACGTGTATCGAGGATGTCTTTGGCCTGAATTTCGATGTCGGAAACCTGTCCGCCGACTTCGCCGTAAGGCTGATGAATCATCATTTTGGCGTGAGGCAGAATGTAACGTTTGCCTTTCTGACCGCCGGCGACCAGGATCGCTCCGCCACTGGCTGCCAGGCCGACACAGTAAGTGGCGACATCGCATTCAATAAACTGCATCGTATCGTAGATGGCCATTGTGGAGGTCACG is from Gimesia maris and encodes:
- the hflX gene encoding GTPase HflX; this translates as MADPKREELQVKAKRAILVSVVSPSNHIDKNQALDELKGLVDTAGVKVVGTLVQNRENPHPATCLGKGKLEELKQMVKHVDAELIIFDNNLSPSQGRNIEEETGTVIVDRSELILDIFATHAKTYEAKLQVELAQLLYFRPRLKRLWTHLERIEGGVGAGRGPGEKQLETDRRLLDKRVAELKRKLSEVERRRERTVSNRFQQLTVSLVGYTNAGKSTLMNALTGADVYIADQLFATLDTRTRRWELPHWGEILLSDTVGFVRDLPHHLVASFKSTLEEARQADLLLHVVDCSNPEVEHHIKTVNKVLDEIEIEHKNAILVFNKTDKVEDRSKLDVLRLKYDNAISVSAVSGEGLDRLSQAVIDRLASGYVIVELETPVGNGKLLSQLEDHSLILSREYSHDDTRVTFQARIARRFLPMLKTGPDTSLKIHDDESAVPGDMIPEESVNEY
- a CDS encoding sugar phosphate isomerase/epimerase family protein, coding for MKFGICQELFVGWDWEQQCDLIAEIGYTGIELAPFAFAERPSDISAEQRAFLRKTAEDRGLQIFGLHWLLAKTEGLHLTTADAAVRKKTASYLVELGELCADLGGDLMVFGSPFQRNIEEGMTREQAYANAAEVFRNCLPAIGERGVRICMEPLTTKETDFVNTCAEALELIDMVGADNFVLHQDVKAMLGAETESIPELIHKYDTRTGHFHVNDSNLLGPGMGETDYHPIFKALKESRYDGWISVEVFDYEPGCEHIARESFRYMKEVWESV
- a CDS encoding DUF3857 domain-containing protein; this encodes MARNTLCFAPRISYDDVCQPAVSEEELQHWGECILLSDSTAVLHRDGTVTRRAHNITALYANESLAHWDEVYRFYDRQTALHKIQTAKVYLPDGSVRKAKKVVQPYGQTAVNFYPLRPGVTVELEEQQDYFIPNRIAACLWGQEYFQFSIPCRRLRYTVAVAEPFTLHYRLHLTDLEPQTWKHGSYQVYQWDLHDLPGYETDDGTPHPREVLPWVDLTTLASWEPINRFYLNDLEPPEKTPSQIQKLSTELIQEEQTEEEKIFTAYKYASEDVRYGRHPNELTLEKTREVGSMLEDMRGDCKDKSSLLVSLLRHLGIKSSIAILLTRMNGSAALLPGARFDHAIVSVTTSSGERLWLDPAGGPVTFKDIPFNDQGTQALLLNREGGELTTIPEGGPEKHQINRVCNGILADDCSYQFTSEVTTSGDTAMEFRLKYVNRNEDYTTLTLEKELASSWTGARIEAPRFLNLKEISEPVRYSCRTTLDQWARQIEEIILFRIPWIGSMQTAGLINVQKRNSALQTPSPIRFTDSHRIQIPSEFSGYGLPYEHHFECKWGRYQATVRVEDSLLICERQVDHLGGIVFQDEYPAFKEYWESCTRADALDIVLMKH
- a CDS encoding tetratricopeptide repeat protein; the encoded protein is MKKRWIYGIIIFLSITSIGLAIDWWSALPEGEQASYVGRQTCFQCHQKEAAEWKDSDHDLAMNPATPEFVLGDFDNTELEHFGITSQMTHEGDKYYVTTQGPDGKQARFEVKYVIGVRPLQQYLAELERGRIQVLPVTWDTEMKRWYYVGLDEPFGPDDPLHWTGSAQNWNHMCAECHTTNWAKNYDVATDAHHFSFSEMRVSCEACHGPGSIHVKLANSNSLFWDRRYGYGLAKLKGKDATAQLESCAPCHSHRRHVAPGHTPLERFHDHYALSLLDDHLYHPDGQINEEVYVFGSFTQSKMYRKGVRCTDCHNPHSLKLKFTGNKLCTQCHLEARYDVPSHHHHKMGTKGASCVECHMPSKTYMGVDPRRDHSLRIPRPDLTVKLGTPNACNQCHTKAEENAEWATHKVEEWYGPKRRDDPHYGEILAAGRAGKSEAEQSLIKLTREKEVGPIVRATAVSLLATRYNTTESREAVERALKSKEELVRLAALQGFEGWTPGPEQDPSKIGKLLAEGLTDSSRGVRTEVARILSGLPIMPDTRQNQKALKQALEEYKAGLLADGDQSGSHMSLGILYANQGDLKKAEAEFRTAIKLSPAVAGPRSNLAQLLEQQGRADEVKALRSKEAELLARDARLLPENPMLQYRLGLLYYLLGREDEAVTALTKACELEPQSTDFRLMLTLLYEKQQQWKLAWESAAALVRLQPNNQEFRQIYLNMYQKANPEGK